In Oscillospiraceae bacterium, the DNA window GGCATCCTGTAATAAGGAACGGTATCAGCGGAAGAATCAAAGCATGCAATGCCGGAATAAAGAGTCTTTTCTTTAAGAACTTTGGCGGAATACGCGCTTTTCACGGAAAGATATCCGTCGATCGCTCCGCCGGAGGAGATCGCCGAAAAATCCACGCTTTCCCCTTTGCTCAGATGCGAAAAGGATCTTTTAGATGAACTGTAATTTGCGTTGTCCTTGAGCGGTTTTTTCATTTTCACTCCGATATTTTCCGTATTATAAAAATCGGTATCCCGTACCACCCCGGAGTCAAATATTTCATAAATTGAAAAGGTGCGTTCATTATAATTTTCCACAAGAATATATTCAGGCCAAAAAAAGGTGAATTTAAGCCTTATAGCGGAATATTCTTCACAGCCGAAATACGATGCATATGATAATTGACGTGAATATTTACTGTAATCAATTTCAGACAGATAGTACAGGAAGTCCGTGAGGCACGAACATTCTTTAAAATAATCCGTCATTCTTGAAGCTGAGAATATTTCACCGAGATTAATTGTTTCGCCGGTTTCTGTTTTTTTATCTGCCGTTTCTGTTACTGTTTTCTTATCTGTTGTCACTGTCTTTGATAGATTCTCCGTTTCTTCGGAAACATATGGCTCCGAATTAACGCCTGTGCTTGCGGTTAATCCGGAAGAAAGCTCCTCTCTGGGCAGTACTCCACACGATATGGCGGAAAAGACAAATGCAAGAAGCACAGCGAAAAAGCAGATAAGGGCTGTTTTCCTCCGCTGTTTAAAGCCTATGGTTTTAAATTCGGTTTTTGGAGCTATCATTTTTTCTTCCTTTCCGAAAATGTGTATAATATATTGTGATGTACGCCGTCTGGTAACATTATACAGCAAACAAACGCGTAAAAGCATCATTTTTATGTCGGAATTAAATTTTTTATGTGCGATAAAGCGTTTAGCATCCAAAAAAGCACAAATAATATATTAACAACGGAAAAATCAATAACTTGTTATTGATTTACAGCGCTCCAAAGGATAAAATGGAGTTATAAAAATTTAATTTATAACAGGTACCTTGCTGATGGATATAAGATTGAATTACATTGAAAAAGGCATGGGAAATCCGCTCGTGCTGCTGCACGGCAACGGCGAAAACCACGAATACTTTGAAAGCCAGCTTGAATACTTTTCCCCGCGCTTCCGCGTAATAGCGCCGGACACCCGCGGTCACGGCGGCTCCGAACGCGGGAAGGCTTTTTTTACACTGGATCAATTTGCTATTGATTTAAAAGAACTTATGTATTCACTAGGAATTGATAAGGCGGATATCCTCGGCTTCAGCGACGGCGGCAACATTGCCCTATTGTTCGCTTTGAAGTATCCTGCACTGGTTCGTCGCCTTATACTCAACGGGGCGAATTTATTTCCGTCCGGCATGAAGACGCGCGAATATCTGTCCATTATTACGCAATATGCCGTATTATCTGTTTTATCACCGTTTTCCGCAAACGCTTTTCACAAAAAAGAGCTTTACGCGCTTATGGCAAAACAACCGCATATATCTCCGGATTCGCTCCGCAGTCTGAAAATGCCCGTTTTGGTGATCGTCGGGACAGACGATATGATAAAAGAAAGCCACACAAGGCTGATATGCTCGTCTCTGCCCGCAGGGAAGCTTCGAATAATCAAAGGCGATCATTTCATCGCGCAAAAGAAAAGCCCGGAATTCAACAAAGCCGTGGATGAATTCTTAAGCGAATACAAACTTTGAAATAAGCTCATTCTATATCCGGGCAGTACATTGCCGATTATACAGAAAGCATGGTACGTATATGAAAAATAAATTCAATATAGATGGCATGAGCTGCAGCGCCTGCTCCGCTGCCGTAGAAAAAGCCGTTCGTCGCATTGAAGGCGTTAAAGCCGCCGACGTCAACCTCTTATCCAAAAGCATGGTTTGTGTCTATTCGGATAAAGAGACAGAGGAAAAAATAATTTCCGCGGTCGAAAAGGCCGGATTTTCGGCTTCTGCCGCCGACACAGTCAAGCCTGCATCCTCAGAATCAGAAAAAAGCGGCGGATTTACCGATGTGAAAACAAGACTGCTGGTATCGGCTTGTTTTCTTGTGCCGCTCATGTATATTTCAATGGGACATATGCTTGGTCTTCCGCTTACAGAGCTGTTTCACAAGCCTGAAAATTACGTTGCCTTCGCGCTTTCTCAGCTTTTACTCACGCTGCCAATTATTTATGTCAACCGGATATTCTTTTTTCGGGGATTCAAAGCTCTGTTCAGACGGGCCGCCAATATGGACACCCTTGTCGCTGTTGGGTCCTCGGCGGCGCTGATATACGGCATTTATGCGCTTTATATGATAGGCCGCGCGGTCGGGCTCGGAGATGATAAAACGGCAATGGGATATATATCGAATTTATATTTTGAATCCGCCGCAATGATATTGACTCTCGTCACCGTCGGTAAATACCTTGAGGAACGCGCAAAACACAAAACTGGCGACGCGCTCAGAAAGCTCATTGATCTCTCGCCGAAAAAGGCTCATATCCTGCGTGACGGAAAAGAAACAGAAATAGCTTCCGGTGATATCGCAATAGGCGACATAGTTATTATCAGACCGGGAGAATCCGCCCCGGCCGACGGGGTCATTACAGAGGGCACCGCTTCATTCGATCAGTCGGCGCTCACCGGCGAAAGCATTCCCGTCGACAAGAAAGCCGGAGATACGGTCATTTCCGCATCAAAAATTCAGAACGGCTCCGTCAGGATCAGGGCCGAACGCGTCGGATCCGAAACCACTATTTCAAGGATAATTTCCGTGGTCGAAGAAGCGGGCGCCTCAAAAGCTCCCGCCGCGCGTCTGGCAGATAAAATCAGCGGGATTTTCGTCCCTGTAGTCATGACGATTTCCGTGATATCGGGGATCACCTGGATTCTTGCCGGATATGGCGTATCGTTTGCGCTTGAAGCGGCAATATCCGTGCTTGTCGTCTCCTGCCCATGCGCGCTCGGGCTTGCGACACCGGTCGCCGTCACCGTCGCGATGGGTAAATGCGCGTCCCGCGGTATACTCGTTAAATCGGCGGAGGCCCTCGAGCGTATCAAGCATATCGATACGGCAGTGCTCGACAAAACCGGTACTCTGACAAAGGGAAAGCCGTCTGTTACAGATATATACCCGGATTCTGATCCGGGATTTTTACGCAGCGCCGCCTCTCTTGAATCCGGCAGCGAGCATCCGCTCGCGAAAGCGGTCAGAGAGCATTATAAAGGAAAGCTCGGTCTCGTTGAGGATTTCGGCGCAGTATTCGGCAGAGGCGTGACTGCGGTCGTCGACGGCGTCCGCCGTTACGGTGGCAATGCCGATTATATGGCGGAAATTGGCGCAGATGTTGCGCCTCTTCTGCCAAAAGCCGAAGAATTCGCCTCTCAAGGCAAAACTCCGCTGTATTTTTCGCATGAGGAAAACGGCGTTCTTATACCCGACGGAATAATCGCCGTTGCCGACACCGTAAAGGAAACCAGCGAACGCGCAGTTAAAGAAATGAAATCCGCCGGGCTGAAGGTAATTATGCTGACCGGAGACAACGCTGTCACCGCTGAAGCGATAAAAAGCAAGCTTGGTATCGACGAAGCCGTCGCGGGCGTAATGCCGAAGGATAAAAGCGAGGTAATAAAAAAGCTGCGTTCCGAAGGCCGCAGGGTCGCCATGGTCGGAGACGGGATCAACGATGCTCCCGCACTCGCCTGCGCCGATGTCGGAATATCGGTAGGAAACGGATCGGACATCGCGATAGATTCCGCCGATATCGTTCTGATGCGCGGCGATCT includes these proteins:
- a CDS encoding alpha/beta hydrolase, which produces MDIRLNYIEKGMGNPLVLLHGNGENHEYFESQLEYFSPRFRVIAPDTRGHGGSERGKAFFTLDQFAIDLKELMYSLGIDKADILGFSDGGNIALLFALKYPALVRRLILNGANLFPSGMKTREYLSIITQYAVLSVLSPFSANAFHKKELYALMAKQPHISPDSLRSLKMPVLVIVGTDDMIKESHTRLICSSLPAGKLRIIKGDHFIAQKKSPEFNKAVDEFLSEYKL
- a CDS encoding heavy metal translocating P-type ATPase, producing MKNKFNIDGMSCSACSAAVEKAVRRIEGVKAADVNLLSKSMVCVYSDKETEEKIISAVEKAGFSASAADTVKPASSESEKSGGFTDVKTRLLVSACFLVPLMYISMGHMLGLPLTELFHKPENYVAFALSQLLLTLPIIYVNRIFFFRGFKALFRRAANMDTLVAVGSSAALIYGIYALYMIGRAVGLGDDKTAMGYISNLYFESAAMILTLVTVGKYLEERAKHKTGDALRKLIDLSPKKAHILRDGKETEIASGDIAIGDIVIIRPGESAPADGVITEGTASFDQSALTGESIPVDKKAGDTVISASKIQNGSVRIRAERVGSETTISRIISVVEEAGASKAPAARLADKISGIFVPVVMTISVISGITWILAGYGVSFALEAAISVLVVSCPCALGLATPVAVTVAMGKCASRGILVKSAEALERIKHIDTAVLDKTGTLTKGKPSVTDIYPDSDPGFLRSAASLESGSEHPLAKAVREHYKGKLGLVEDFGAVFGRGVTAVVDGVRRYGGNADYMAEIGADVAPLLPKAEEFASQGKTPLYFSHEENGVLIPDGIIAVADTVKETSERAVKEMKSAGLKVIMLTGDNAVTAEAIKSKLGIDEAVAGVMPKDKSEVIKKLRSEGRRVAMVGDGINDAPALACADVGISVGNGSDIAIDSADIVLMRGDLTEVNFMISYSARVAVNIKQNLFWAFFYNMLGIPLAAGALFIPFGLMLNPMISAAAMSLSSLFVVTNALRLTKDRNKR